In Candidatus Eisenbacteria bacterium, the genomic stretch GACGAAGAGATCGGACGCGGCGCCGATCACTTCGACGTCACGCGGTTCGGCGCGTTCTGCGCCTACACGCTCGACAGCGGGCTGCTCGGTCAGCTGGACGCCGAGACGTTCTCGGGCGACTCGGCGACCGTGACGTTCACGGGATTCAACACCCATCCGGGATACGCGAAGGACCGCATGCGCAACAGCATCAAGGCGGCCGCCGACTTTCTCACCCGGCTTCCGGCCGATGCGCTGTCGCCCGAGACCACGCACGAGCGCGAGGGCTACCTGCACCCGTATGTGATCGAAGGCGGCGTCGATCGCACCTCGATTCGCATGATCGTGCGCGACTTCGCGGTCTCGGGGCTGCACGAACGGGAAGCGCTGCTCCAGCGGCTGGCGCGCGAGGCCGCAGCCGCGCACCCGGGCATCTCGGCGACCGTCGAGGTGCGCGAGAACTATCGGAACATGCGAGAGGTGCTCGACCAGCACCCGCAGATCCTCGATCATGCGCGCGAGGCGATTCGCCGCGCCGGCCTCACGCCGCTCGATTCCGCGATTCGCGGTGGCACCGACGGTTCACGGCTCAGCTTCATGGGCCTTCCGACGCCCAACCTGTTCGCGGGCCAGCACAACTTTCATTCGAAGCTCGAATGGGTGGCGGCGACGGAGCTCGAGAAGGCGGTCGAGACCGTGGTCGAGCTGGCGAAGGTGTGGGAGGAGCAGGCCTAGCAGTCGGAGCCCGCGGACTTCGCGCCGGCTCACGTGTCATCTCGTCCCATGAGGAGGAAGCCGTGAATGCGTTCCTGATTCTGGTTCTGGTCGCGCTGCTGGTGATGCTGTTCTTCGCTGGCGTTCGCATCATCCGCCCGACCCATCGCGGACTGCTGGAACGGCTCGGAAAATACAACGGGTACTGCGACCCCGGCTTTCACCTGATCATTCCTGGCGTGGACAGGATGGTGCTCGTGAATACGACCGAGCAGATGATCGATGCGGAGCCACAGGAGATCATCACGAACGACAATCTGAACGCACGGGTGGACGCTCAGGTCTACTTCAAGGTCAAGCAGGACGAAGAGAGCGTGAAGGCGAGCCAGTACAACGTGGCCAAGTACAGCTATCAGATCGTGAACCTCGCCCGCACCACGCTGCGCAACATCATCGGCACGCTCACCCTGAAGTCCGCGAACAGCGAGCGCGGCAAGATCAACGACGAGCTGCACCGCATCCTGAGCGTCGAGACGGCCAAGTGGGGCCTCGAGATCGTGCGCACCGAGCTCAAGGAGATCGACCCGCCGAAAGACGTGCAGGAGACCATGAACAAGGTGGTGAAGGCGGAGAACGAGAAGATCGCCGCGATCGACTTCGCAACCGCACAAGAGACCCAGGCCGACGGCCTCAAGCGCAGCAAGATCAAGGAAGCCGAGGGTGTGAAGCAGGCGAAGATCCTCACCGCCGAGGGCGAGGCGGCGGCGATCGCGCTGGTGAACGAGGCGGCCGACAAGTTCTTCGTCGGCAATGCGGTGGTGATGCGCAAGCTCGAAGCACTCGAGGCGGCTCTGCAGCACAACACCAAGTTCGTGTTGCCCGAGGGCAAGGAGCTGGTCAACGTGATCGGCGACCTGGCGGGAGTGCCGCCGGTGATTCCGCTGCGGAAGTAGGCGGGCGCGGAATCGATTGGCCCACTGGCGGCGCGGAGTTCGCTCCGCGCCGCGTCGCTCTCACGTTCAGGCCTTCTCGACAACCACCGCCGTGCCGTAGCACAGCACCTCGGTGACGCCTTCCATGACCTCGTTCGCGTCGTAGCGCATCCCGACGATCGCGTTCGCCCCGCGCTCCGCAGCGTGGGTCAGCAGCAGTTGGAACGCCTCATCACGCGCCTTCTCGCACAGTTCGGTGAACAGCGAGATGTTGCCGCCGACCAGAGTCTGGAGCGAAGCGCCGAGCGTTCCGACCACCGAGCGCGAACGCACCGTGAGCCCGCGGACGACGCCGAGCGTGCGGACGACGCGATAGCCGTCGAGCGTGAACGTGGTGGTGATCATCGAGGGATCCATGCCGACCTCCGGGTGGTGGGAATCTCGGACGAGGCGCGAGGATACGCCTTCGAACCCGTCGCGGTTAGAATGCCGCCCCCATGCGCTACGCCGGTGAATTCGCCGCCTTAGGCACCGCACTCTGCTGGGCGCTCGCTTCGAATCTGTTCGCGCGCGCCGGCGAGACGATGGGTTCTGCGATCCTGAACCGCCTGCGCATCCTGTGCGCCGTCGTGCTGCTTGGCGCCACGTCGTGGGTGATGCACGGTTCGCCGTGGCCCACCTGGGCCACACCCGGGGCGACCGGGCTGCTCGCGCTCAGCGGACTCATCGGATTCGTGTTCGGCGACTCGTTCTACTTCAAGGCGCTCGTGATCCTGGGCCCCGGGCAGGCGGCGGTGCTCCTGTCGCTGGCGCCCGCGATCACGGCACTCATCGGCATCCCCGTGCTCGGCGAGCACCTGGGACTCCGTGCGTGGTGCGGCATCGCGATCACGATCGCCGGTGTGCTGTGGGTCGTGACCGGTCGACGGTCGGACGTCGCGGTGCATCGCGAAGGGTCGTGGAAAGTGGGCGTGCTCGCCGGCGTGCTCGGCTCACTCGGCCAGGCGGTCGGCTACGTGATCTCCAAGCAGGCGCTTCGCACCGGGCTCGATCCGGTCTCCGCGACCGTGATCCGAGTGGTTGCCGCGGCGATCGGCATCGGCCTGCTCACGATCTCGCGGCGCGCGGTGCGCGAGACCTTCACGGCGCTGCGTGATCGCGCCTCGGTCGGGTTCATGGTCGGAGGGGCGGTATTCGGGCCGTTCCTCGGCGTGACGCTCTCGCTCGCCGCGATCCAGCGCATCGAGGCGGGTGTCGCGGCCTCGATCACGGCGTGCTACCCGATCCTCGCCATGCTGATCGCGGCCGCGTTCGGCCGCGATCGCCTCACTGCGCGCGCGCTGGTCGGCGCGGCCGTCACGGTCGCGGGCGTGGTGGTGCTGTTCACGCGGTAGGCGCGACGCACGCTGCCCAGCACGAGAGCGAGGCGGGAAGGCAAGGGGCGCCTCCGGGGCGTTCGTGGACGATGTGGATCGCTATCAGTCGCCCGTCGAGGCGGATACGGGATTTCGTGACGCGCCGTGTGACGCGGGCCACTGCACATCGTCCTAGGGCTGGAACCGACTCATTCCCCCTAGGAGCCCCTCCATGTCACGCCTCCGCTCGTTCGCCGCCCTCGTCTCGCTGTGCATGCTCGTCCAGGCCTCGTTCGCCCTCGCCGAATCGGACCTTCCCGAGCGGATTGTCCTCGCGCCCGACCGATCCCATCGCATCGACGTGCAGGCCCTCAAGCCGGGGGCCCAGGTCCAGTCGCTCGTGCCGACCCCGTGGCAGATCGAAGGCGGCGGCGCGAACGTGAAGTACGGCTGGTCGGCGACCACCGTGGGCGACGTGAACGCCGACGGCTACAGCGACGTGATCGTGACCTCTGACGGCTCCACCTCCGGGACCGGCGCCGCGCGCCTCTACCTGGGCGGCGCCGGCGGGCTCGCGACTTCGCCGGTGTGGTCGCGCACGAACTTCACGCTCGGCCCCAAGGCCGCACCCGCGGGGGACGTGAACGGCGACAGCTATGGCGACTTCATTGTCGGGTGGTCCGACTTCTTCGGGACGGGCGCTGGTTCCTTCAACGTCTACTACGGATCCTTCAGCGGCGTGCCGACGGGACCGTTCACTCGCAGCGGTTCGGTCGGCTCGATCGGCTTCTCGTTCAATACCGCGGGTGACGTGAACGGCGACGGCTACGACGACGTGGTGGTCGGCAATCCGAACGTGAGTTGCAACGGCACGGCGTCCGGCACCATGGAGATCTACTACGGTGGCGCGTCGGGCCTCATCCAGTCGAACAGCGTCGCCTACTGCCCGGCGGTCTCGAACGGCGCGCACTTCGGCTACTCGGTCAGCACGGCTGGCGACATCAACGCCGACGGCTACGACGACGTGATCGCGGGTGCTCCCGATTACCACATCGGCGCGTCGCCGCCCGGACCACTCGAAGGCTACGTCGCGGTCTACCTCGGCGGTCCGTCGGGCCTCGGCGGCACCTTTCAGGTTCCGCCGATTCGGATGTCCGCCGTTCAGGTCGGCTGCCGTTATGGCTTCGCGGTCGCGGGGGTCGGCGACTTCAACGGAGACGGCTACGCGGACGTGGCGGCGAGCGCGCCGAACTTCGGATCGAGCGGCGTGATCGAGCACGGCAATGTGATCATCTACTCGGGCGGCCCGAGCCCGAGCGGAAGTTTGACCGCGCTGTGGGGCGGCTACGACTGGTCGTTCTACGCGCACTTCGGCTCGGCTCTGGCGCCCGCCGGTGACGTGAACGGCGACGGCTATGCGGACGTCGCGATGTCGTCGCCCGACATCGACAACGCGTTCACCGATCAGGGCGCGGTCTACGTCCTGTACGGCCGCAACGGCGCGCCGACGGCCATCCAGCAGTTCAACGGCACCATGAACGGGGAGCACTTCGGACAGTCGCTCGGCACCGCGGGTGATGTGGACGGCGACGGATTCAGCGATCTCATCGTCGGCGCGTTCGGCTTCTCGAACCCGGAATTTCAGGAGGGTCGCGCGGTGCTCTATCGCGGCACGGCGGACGCCCCACAGTTGTCGCCGCAGGCGACGATGGCAGGAACGCAGAGCTTCGAGAACGTCGGCTGGTCGGTGGCGGGAGCCGGTGATGTGAACGGCGACGGCTACGACGACGCGATCGTCGGCGCATGGTTGTGGGACAGCCCGACCTTCGCGTGGGACGTGGGCCGCGCGACCGTGCACCTGGGTGGTCCGGCCGGGCTCTCGGCGACCCCGAGCAGCTCGCTCGAGGGCACCGTGATCGGCGCCGCGTTGGGCTTCAACGTCGCGGCGGCGGGTGACGTGAACGGTGACGGCTACGGCGACGTGATCGTCGGTCAGCCCTACAACGGCCTCGACGCGGCGAAGATCTATCCCGGCGGTCCGAGCGGAGTCTCGACCACTCCGATCTGGACCGGCACGGGCGCCACCGGCTCGGGCTACGGGACCACTGTGGCGGGCGCCGGCGACGTGAACGGCGACGGACTCTCGGACGTACTGGTCGGCGCGCCGCTCGACGATTCGTTCGGGACCGACTCGGGTCGCGCCTACCTGTATCTCGGCGCCACCGGCGGGATGTCCACCACGCCGACGCGATACTTCGACGGATCGCAGCCGGGCGAGCACCTCGGCGAGTCGGTCGCGGGCGCGGGTGATCTGGACGGCGACGGCTATTCGGACATCGCGCTCGGCGGGCCTTACTACGACGCGCCCTCGCACGGAGGGCCGATCACCGACGCGGGACACATCCTCGTTTACCACGGCAACACGGTGAACGTCGAAGCGACGCCGCGCACTGATCTGAGGGGCTCCTCGGCGATGCGGTTCGGCTCGCGTGTGGCGGGCATCGGCGACGCGAACGGCGACGGCTACTCGGACCTCGCGGTTTCCGGGCCCGCGTACTCGGCCACCCTCACGAACCAGGGTCGCGTGCTCGTCTACCCGGGCAGCCCCATCGGACTGAACGGTGGCGCGCCGATCTGGGACATCGTCGGCGACGACGCGGAAGGTCAGTATGGTCTGTCACTCGCCGGCGCGGGTGACGTGAACGGCGACGGTCGCAGCGATCTGCTCGTAGGCTCGTTCGTTT encodes the following:
- the pepT gene encoding peptidase T; translation: MEDALKAETTKTSVVERFLRYVQLDTQSDESSDTVPSTAKQLVLLDLLVTELRSLGITDATRDEHGVVMATIPATTRKPGVPVIGLLAHVDTSPESPGAGVKPLVHRAWDGRDLVLPDDSSIVLRASELPELAAFKGHDIITASGTTLLGADDKSGVAAIMAAVEYLLAHPEIPHGAIRIGFTPDEEIGRGADHFDVTRFGAFCAYTLDSGLLGQLDAETFSGDSATVTFTGFNTHPGYAKDRMRNSIKAAADFLTRLPADALSPETTHEREGYLHPYVIEGGVDRTSIRMIVRDFAVSGLHEREALLQRLAREAAAAHPGISATVEVRENYRNMREVLDQHPQILDHAREAIRRAGLTPLDSAIRGGTDGSRLSFMGLPTPNLFAGQHNFHSKLEWVAATELEKAVETVVELAKVWEEQA
- a CDS encoding SPFH/Band 7/PHB domain protein is translated as MLFFAGVRIIRPTHRGLLERLGKYNGYCDPGFHLIIPGVDRMVLVNTTEQMIDAEPQEIITNDNLNARVDAQVYFKVKQDEESVKASQYNVAKYSYQIVNLARTTLRNIIGTLTLKSANSERGKINDELHRILSVETAKWGLEIVRTELKEIDPPKDVQETMNKVVKAENEKIAAIDFATAQETQADGLKRSKIKEAEGVKQAKILTAEGEAAAIALVNEAADKFFVGNAVVMRKLEALEAALQHNTKFVLPEGKELVNVIGDLAGVPPVIPLRK
- a CDS encoding YbjQ family protein, encoding MDPSMITTTFTLDGYRVVRTLGVVRGLTVRSRSVVGTLGASLQTLVGGNISLFTELCEKARDEAFQLLLTHAAERGANAIVGMRYDANEVMEGVTEVLCYGTAVVVEKA
- a CDS encoding DMT family transporter, with protein sequence MRYAGEFAALGTALCWALASNLFARAGETMGSAILNRLRILCAVVLLGATSWVMHGSPWPTWATPGATGLLALSGLIGFVFGDSFYFKALVILGPGQAAVLLSLAPAITALIGIPVLGEHLGLRAWCGIAITIAGVLWVVTGRRSDVAVHREGSWKVGVLAGVLGSLGQAVGYVISKQALRTGLDPVSATVIRVVAAAIGIGLLTISRRAVRETFTALRDRASVGFMVGGAVFGPFLGVTLSLAAIQRIEAGVAASITACYPILAMLIAAAFGRDRLTARALVGAAVTVAGVVVLFTR